The following are encoded together in the Patescibacteria group bacterium genome:
- a CDS encoding right-handed parallel beta-helix repeat-containing protein, with protein sequence MIVLIKQQIKNQENQPRSIFSGLWLLLMHVLLGVYHVILIMFFPASTSFAKVNDLSSNGYKTSYIRHCRLQHNVRFGTLAYSLVLVTIITMIQATVSIINPEQFGQSAYAATFEVNTNEFTSDGSCDPLGGGGLDCTIREAIALAGPNDSITFDNNYTITTTIPLNILNAGLTIDGAAAGGTVTINCNNVANFGFVVSADDVTLKNITIENCTNDSIILKNSGFLVDAVTVSSGNNRGIYVEPAVTSGTIMGSTLTENLVGIFVINSSGLTITGNTVEQSTLQGMQINGVTGSVITANTITNNSDVGLSLLPNSDSNTITNNTITNNSGSAGLAIDTSDSNLITGNTITGNTTRGMYFTSSSNNQVSGNTISGADAVVVDAGSTDNIIGASLTSPDTTGNNITSTTDGIEYISATTKDNYHRKNSFVSVGASFVANTSGAQSDSSTPVITAWYNDGIYGTASADSTVDIYDAANYITSTTANSAGLWSITDSSLSEQTTLAVMATVQAAGSSDFATTTAQTPLAISSVVTEPSTNLATISWGTNLLATSTLRYAPANGGAEAVTVTLADASTTFSTALSGLAPASQYDCTITGTAEYLTDNTASGDCTFTTSSASATETTYADTVVKNVTVIDAYDNHTTITGAADQSEIFPYGKLTFVFKDTELQLNDYRLHFVLHEAKQNATDIINKKKAFDSNGRAEFNVKKQQLALEKTYAVFSGLVASNGTYLNTDGLARQFTFSLIDAPQLLAPSERVYNGMPERFVVASAAPSVTVYLENQAGVEQFHCTATMVDNVGACTPPFGVALGDYTVRLVDARGGVVTKSLYITAQAPDNVINTDDRSDNYNKRLITTGQPTLVGIIPTGEKVEISIPQINGAMLADVADSTGPITTWSFTLRLTTLPLGETDIKVNDQTILVYRVPGAVQPAVISPDNNSAAPIAPRIQVISPDDHELEILNSAGVQLFRNGYTNGGLVVDLRAWYTLPGTYTITLRNRNTINLISKSVSFTFTITAPVSVTTTTPEPTIIEPIVTPITTPIVTEPIVDVVKVETDLQQVATETQQPPVFPTITTQHVVVDDTFKALITKEVSIGTVVDFAPDENTVVTPGELPIITHTVEVSLWDWLTGRTSTSVDKTNVVLCGTVKLPEEVKTEPAYMIVSVFSAPVVKIAQVNHNGQWSMTVPAELLTTGEHTVFAALDVNGTQSDQVEIARFVIQRQQRLSNTTWLVIINVVVVLIAGLSIWLIRLRQKRMNNSTL encoded by the coding sequence ATGATTGTTTTGATCAAACAACAAATAAAAAACCAAGAAAACCAGCCCAGATCGATCTTTTCTGGTCTGTGGTTATTGTTAATGCATGTGTTATTGGGTGTTTATCACGTCATATTGATCATGTTTTTCCCGGCCAGCACCAGTTTTGCCAAAGTGAATGATTTATCTAGCAATGGGTATAAAACATCATATATAAGACACTGTCGTTTGCAACACAATGTTCGGTTCGGTACCTTAGCCTATTCACTGGTGTTGGTAACTATCATAACGATGATTCAGGCCACTGTCTCGATTATTAACCCAGAACAATTTGGTCAATCAGCTTATGCCGCCACCTTTGAAGTAAACACAAATGAATTCACCAGTGACGGTAGTTGTGACCCACTAGGTGGCGGTGGTTTAGATTGTACTATCCGTGAAGCCATTGCTTTAGCTGGTCCAAATGACAGCATCACTTTTGATAATAATTATACTATTACTACAACTATCCCTCTTAATATCTTGAATGCTGGATTAACAATTGATGGAGCCGCGGCCGGAGGAACGGTGACAATAAATTGTAATAATGTAGCCAATTTTGGTTTTGTAGTATCGGCTGATGATGTTACGCTAAAAAATATTACAATCGAGAATTGCACAAATGACTCTATCATATTAAAAAATAGCGGTTTTTTAGTCGATGCCGTGACAGTATCGAGTGGTAATAATCGTGGTATTTATGTTGAACCTGCTGTAACTAGCGGTACTATCATGGGGAGTACATTAACTGAAAATCTAGTCGGAATTTTTGTGATAAATAGTTCTGGTCTTACTATTACGGGCAATACAGTTGAGCAGAGCACTTTGCAGGGTATGCAAATAAATGGTGTGACTGGTTCTGTCATCACCGCTAATACAATAACCAACAATAGTGATGTTGGTCTTAGTTTATTACCGAACAGTGATAGCAATACTATTACTAATAATACAATTACCAATAATAGTGGTAGTGCCGGTTTAGCCATTGATACTTCAGACAGTAACTTGATTACTGGTAACACCATCACTGGTAACACAACGAGAGGGATGTATTTCACGAGTAGCTCTAATAATCAAGTAAGTGGTAATACAATCAGTGGAGCAGATGCTGTGGTGGTTGATGCTGGTTCAACTGATAATATCATTGGTGCCAGTTTAACTAGTCCGGATACGACGGGTAATAACATAACTAGCACAACAGATGGTATTGAGTATATTAGTGCTACCACTAAGGACAACTATCATAGAAAAAATAGTTTCGTTTCTGTTGGAGCAAGTTTTGTTGCCAATACCAGTGGTGCCCAAAGTGATAGTTCAACTCCAGTAATTACTGCTTGGTATAATGATGGCATTTATGGTACAGCCAGTGCTGATAGTACGGTTGATATTTACGATGCAGCAAATTATATTACTAGCACTACAGCCAACTCAGCTGGTTTATGGTCGATCACAGATAGTTCATTATCTGAACAGACTACTCTGGCGGTGATGGCCACAGTCCAAGCTGCCGGCTCAAGTGATTTTGCTACTACTACAGCGCAAACTCCTTTAGCCATTTCTAGTGTTGTCACTGAGCCATCCACTAATTTGGCTACAATCAGTTGGGGAACTAATTTGTTGGCAACCAGTACACTGCGTTATGCGCCGGCTAATGGTGGAGCCGAGGCCGTGACTGTCACCCTAGCTGATGCTAGTACTACTTTTAGTACAGCGTTATCTGGTTTAGCTCCAGCTTCACAATATGATTGTACCATTACCGGTACGGCTGAATATCTTACTGATAATACAGCTAGTGGTGATTGTACTTTCACAACTAGCTCAGCTTCAGCGACCGAAACAACCTATGCTGATACGGTTGTAAAAAATGTGACTGTGATAGATGCTTATGATAATCATACTACTATCACTGGAGCGGCTGATCAGAGTGAGATTTTTCCGTATGGTAAATTAACCTTTGTTTTTAAAGATACAGAGTTACAATTAAATGATTACCGCTTACATTTTGTCTTACATGAAGCTAAGCAAAATGCGACCGATATTATTAATAAAAAGAAAGCCTTTGATAGTAATGGTCGAGCTGAGTTCAATGTCAAGAAACAACAACTAGCACTCGAAAAAACTTATGCCGTATTTTCTGGGTTAGTAGCTAGTAATGGGACGTATTTAAATACAGATGGCTTAGCTAGACAATTCACCTTTAGTTTAATTGACGCGCCACAATTATTAGCACCAAGTGAACGAGTTTACAATGGTATGCCAGAGCGATTTGTAGTGGCATCAGCCGCACCTAGCGTGACCGTATATTTAGAAAATCAGGCCGGTGTGGAGCAGTTTCATTGTACCGCTACTATGGTGGATAATGTTGGTGCCTGTACGCCACCCTTCGGTGTGGCCTTGGGGGATTATACTGTGCGTTTAGTTGATGCGCGCGGTGGTGTGGTCACAAAATCATTATATATTACAGCTCAAGCTCCCGATAATGTTATCAACACAGATGATCGATCTGATAATTACAACAAACGTTTGATTACCACCGGTCAGCCAACCTTAGTTGGTATTATTCCAACTGGAGAAAAAGTTGAGATATCCATTCCGCAAATTAATGGTGCCATGTTAGCCGATGTGGCAGATAGTACCGGGCCAATCACGACCTGGTCATTCACTTTACGTTTAACCACTTTACCATTAGGTGAAACCGATATTAAAGTGAATGATCAAACCATCTTAGTGTATCGTGTGCCTGGGGCGGTGCAACCAGCCGTGATTAGTCCAGATAATAATAGTGCAGCACCAATTGCACCACGGATTCAAGTAATTAGTCCGGATGATCATGAATTAGAGATCTTGAACAGTGCCGGTGTGCAGCTGTTCAGAAATGGTTATACCAATGGTGGTTTAGTAGTTGATTTACGTGCCTGGTATACCTTGCCTGGTACTTATACTATTACATTACGCAATCGTAATACTATAAATTTAATTTCTAAGAGTGTTTCTTTTACCTTTACTATTACCGCACCTGTTAGCGTGACAACTACCACGCCAGAACCAACCATAATTGAACCGATTGTAACTCCAATTACAACTCCAATCGTAACTGAACCGATAGTTGATGTCGTTAAAGTTGAAACGGATTTACAACAAGTTGCCACAGAAACACAACAACCGCCAGTTTTTCCAACTATTACTACGCAGCATGTTGTCGTCGACGATACCTTTAAAGCTTTAATCACAAAAGAAGTGAGTATCGGTACAGTGGTGGATTTTGCACCTGATGAAAACACTGTTGTAACACCGGGAGAATTACCGATCATCACTCATACCGTGGAAGTATCACTTTGGGATTGGCTGACCGGTCGCACATCAACTTCAGTTGATAAAACTAACGTGGTGTTGTGTGGCACGGTAAAATTACCAGAGGAAGTGAAGACTGAGCCAGCCTATATGATTGTGTCGGTCTTTTCAGCACCAGTGGTAAAAATTGCCCAAGTTAATCATAACGGTCAGTGGAGTATGACGGTGCCGGCAGAATTATTAACCACGGGTGAGCATACCGTGTTTGCTGCCTTGGATGTAAATGGCACACAATCCGATCAAGTTGAAATTGCCCGGTTCGTGATTCAACGGCAACAACGTCTGTCGAATACAACTTGGTTAGTGATTATCAATGTAGTGGTGGTACTCATTGCTGGATTATCTATTTGGTTGATTCGATTACGTCAGAAGCGAATGAATAATTCAACTTTATGA
- the trpS gene encoding tryptophan--tRNA ligase — protein MTIFSGIQPSGSIHLGNYIGAIRQWVELQTSAQPCLYCIVDYHAITVRQDPDTLNENIRSLAAMYLAVGLDPTKVILFKQSDVSAHTELAWILNTLTYMGELERMTQYKDKIKQHKKNNNVGLFTYPVLMAADILLYQTEAVPVGEDQSQHVELTRDIAQRFNERYGDTFIVPKVLQPTVGTRIMSLDDPTKKMSKSATSPLGYISLTDTPEVITKKIKKAVTDSGTDIIASDDKPALKNLLTIYSVLSGKTITQLETLYAKQGYGKFKTDLAEVIVNWVKPIQARYQTLMVDQVSLDQILQHGADQAKILADKTLRDVKSKIGLN, from the coding sequence ATGACAATTTTTTCCGGTATTCAACCGTCTGGCTCAATTCATTTAGGAAATTATATCGGCGCTATTCGACAATGGGTTGAACTTCAAACCAGTGCGCAGCCGTGTCTTTATTGCATTGTGGATTATCATGCTATCACTGTCCGACAAGATCCTGACACACTCAATGAAAATATTCGGTCACTGGCCGCCATGTATCTGGCCGTCGGTTTAGATCCAACAAAAGTTATCTTATTTAAACAATCAGATGTATCAGCGCATACTGAACTAGCCTGGATCTTGAACACGCTAACCTATATGGGTGAACTGGAGCGCATGACGCAATACAAAGATAAAATCAAACAACACAAAAAAAACAATAATGTTGGTTTATTTACTTATCCAGTCTTGATGGCAGCCGATATATTATTATATCAAACTGAGGCTGTGCCCGTCGGGGAAGATCAATCGCAACACGTTGAATTAACTCGTGATATCGCGCAACGCTTTAATGAACGTTATGGTGATACATTTATCGTACCGAAAGTGTTGCAACCTACTGTCGGAACACGGATTATGAGTCTAGATGATCCAACTAAAAAGATGAGTAAATCCGCCACTAGCCCGTTAGGTTATATCAGTTTAACTGATACGCCAGAGGTGATTACAAAAAAAATAAAAAAGGCCGTCACTGATTCCGGTACGGACATTATTGCCAGCGATGATAAACCGGCTCTTAAAAACCTCTTAACTATCTATTCAGTATTGTCCGGTAAAACTATCACTCAACTCGAAACACTTTACGCCAAGCAAGGTTATGGTAAATTCAAAACTGATTTAGCCGAAGTAATAGTGAATTGGGTAAAACCAATTCAAGCACGTTATCAAACTTTAATGGTAGATCAAGTTAGTTTAGATCAAATCTTACAGCACGGCGCTGACCAAGCGAAAATTTTGGCAGATAAAACATTGCGCGATGTCAAAAGTAAAATCGGCCTCAACTAA